A genomic segment from Amphiprion ocellaris isolate individual 3 ecotype Okinawa chromosome 17, ASM2253959v1, whole genome shotgun sequence encodes:
- the LOC129350938 gene encoding balbiani ring protein 1-like, whose product MVDRRDAEPSRDRTEHAHFMFVSETNTELQRNPRGTPEEPQRNSRGTPEEPQRNTRGTPEELQRNSRGTPEEPQRNSRGTPEEPQRNSRGTPEELQRNSRGTPEEPQRNTRGTPEELQRNSRGTPEEPQRNSRGTPEEPQRNSRGTPEELQRNSRGTPEEPQRNTRGTPEELQRNTRGTPEELQRNTRGTPEEHQRNPRGTPEEPQRNRF is encoded by the exons ATGGTGGACCGGAGAGACGCAGAACCGAGTCGTGACCGGACGGAGCATGCGCA cttcatgtttgtttctgagacgAACACAGAACTCCAGAGGAACCCCAGAGGAACCCCAGAGGAACCCCAGAGGAACTCCAGAGGAACACCAGAGGAACCCCAGAGGAACACCAGAGGAACTCCAGAGGAACTCCAGAGGAACTCCAGAGGAACCCCAGAGGAACCCCAGAGGAACTCCAGAGGAACACCAGAGGAACCCCAGAGGAACTCCAGAGGAACCCCAGAGGAACTCCAGAGGAACTCCAGAGGAACACCAGAGGAACCCCAGAGGAACACCAGAGGAACTCCAGAGGAACTCCAGAGGAACTCCAGAGGAACCCCAGAGGAACCCCAGAGGAACTCCAGAGGAACACCAGAGGAACCCCAGAGGAACTCCAGAGGAACACCAGAGGAACTCCAGAGGAACTCCAGAGGAACACCAGAGGAACCCCAGAGGAACACCAGAGGAACCCCAGAGGAACTCCAGAGGAACACCAGAGGAACTCCAGAGGAACTCCAGAGGAACACCAGAGGAACCCCAGAGGAACACCAGAGGAACCCCAGAGGAACACCAGAGGAACCCCAGAGGAacaggttttaa
- the atp6v1b2 gene encoding V-type proton ATPase subunit B, brain isoform, whose translation MAMKALRGMMNGAMNELSSAVSGSRPAAAAPSAASREQVMAVTRDYISQPRLTYKTVSGVNGPLVILDQVKFPRYAEIVHLTLPDGTKRSGQVLEVTGSKAVVQVFEGTAGIDAKKTSCEFTGDILRTPVSEDMLGRVFNGSGKPIDRGPAVLAEDFLDIMGQPINPQCRIYPEEMIQTGISAIDGMNSIARGQKIPIFSAAGLPHNEIAAQICRQAGLVKKSKDVMDYSEDNFAIVFAAMGVNMETARFFKSDFEENGSMDNVCLFLNLANDPTIERIITPRLALTSAEYLAYQCEKHVLVILTDMSSYAEALREVSAAREEVPGRRGFPGYMYTDLATIYERAGRVEGRSGSITQIPILTMPNDDITHPIPDLTGYITEGQIYVDRQLHNRQIYPPINVLPSLSRLMKSAIGEGMTRRDHSDVSNQLYACYAIGKDVQAMKAVVGEEALTADDLLYLEFLTKFEKNFISQGAYENRSVFETLDIGWQLMRIFPKEMLKRIPQSTLAEFYPREAKH comes from the exons ATGGCGATGAAGGCTCTCCGGGGGATGATGAACGGAGCCATGAACGAGCTGTCGTCCGCCGTCAGCGGCAGCAGACCGGCGGCCGCCGCTCCGAGCGCCGCGTCCCGGGAGCAGGTGATGGCGGTGACCCGGGACTACATCTCCCAGCCCCGCCTCA CCTATAAAACTGTGTCTGGAGTGAACGGGCCGCTGGTGATTCTGGACCAGGTGAAG TTTCCACGGTACGCAGAGATCGTCCACCTCACGCTGCCTGATGGAACCAAGAGGAGCGGTCAGGTTCTGGAGGTGACCGGGTCCAAAGCTGTAGTTCAG GTGTTTGAAGGAACTGCAGGCATTGATGCCAAGAAGACCAGCTGTGAGTTCACTGGAGACATCCTGAGGACGCCGGTCTCTGAGGACATGTTGG gtCGAGTGTTTAATGGATCTGGTAAACCCATTGACAGAGGACCAGCCGTCCTCGCCGAAGACTTCCTGGACATCATGG GTCAGCCGATAAACCCTCAGTGTCGTATTTACCCCGAGGAGATGATCCAAACCGGCATCTCAGCCATCGACGGGATGAACAGCATCGCTAGAGGACAGAAAATACCCATATTCTCTGCTGCAGGACTTCCTCACAACGAG ATCGCTGCTCAGATCTGTCGTCAGGCCGGTTTGGTGAAGAAATCCAAAGACGTGATGGACTACAGTGAGGACAACTTCGCCATCGTGTTCGCCGCCATGGGG gtGAACATGGAGACGGCTCGGTTCTTCAAGTCAGACTTTGAGGAGAACGGATCGATGGATAACGTCTGTTTGTTCCTCAACCTGGCCAACGACCCCAC GATCGAGCGAATCATCACGCCCCGCCTGGCTCTGACATCAGCGGAGTATCTGGCCTATCAGTGTGAGAAGCACGTCCTGGTGATCCTCACCGACATGAGCTCCTACGCTGAAGCTCTGAGAGAG GTGTCTGCGGCCAGAGAGGAGGTTCCAGGTCGCCGTGGTTTCCCCGGTTACATGTACACCGACCTGGCAACCATCTACGAGAGAGCCGGCAGGGTGGAGGGTCGCAGCGGCTCCATCACCCAGATCCCCATCCTCACCATGCCCAACGACG ACATCACTCATCCAATACCTGACCTGACCGGATACATCACAGAGGGACAGATCTACGtggacagacagctgcacaacagacag ATCTATCCTCCCATCAACGTTCTGCCGTCTCTCTCTCGACTCATGAAGTCGGCCATCGGAGAAGGAATGACCCGCAGAGACCATTCTGATGTTTCCAACCAGCTG tatgCCTGCTACGCCATCGGTAAGGACGTCCAGGCCATGAAGGCGGTGGTGGGAGAGGAGGCTCTGACGGCTGATGACCTGCTCTACCTGGAGTTCCTCACCAAGTTCGAGAAGAACTTCATCTCCCAAG GTGCCTATGAGAACCGGAGTGTGTTTGAGACTCTGGACATCGGCTGGCAGCTCATGAGGATCTTCCCCAAAGAGATGCTGAAGAGGATTCCTCAGAGCACCCTGGCCGAGTTCTACCCCCGAGAGGCCAAGCACTAA